In Pradoshia eiseniae, a single genomic region encodes these proteins:
- a CDS encoding helix-turn-helix transcriptional regulator → MKTRLKELRAREGMNQTQLAKHAKISRQTVSLIEREEFVPSLLIAVRIARIFNEPIEKIFLFEEDE, encoded by the coding sequence ATGAAAACGAGATTGAAGGAGCTTAGGGCGCGTGAGGGCATGAATCAGACTCAGCTTGCGAAGCATGCGAAAATTTCTCGCCAGACAGTGAGTTTGATTGAACGGGAGGAATTTGTTCCTTCCCTATTGATTGCCGTGCGAATTGCGAGAATCTTTAATGAGCCAATCGAGAAGATATTTCTATTTGAGGAGGATGAATGA
- a CDS encoding ABC transporter ATP-binding protein, with product MNRLYTDSLHIGYGEQLIVKDLSIDIPDHKITTIIGSNGCGKSTLLKAITRIISHQSGDVILDGKCISSENTKILAQKMAILPQSPESASGLTVGELVSYGRFPYQKGLGRLSKKDREVIDWALQVTGTSDFKYRPVDALSGGQRQRVWIAMALAQETEIIFLDEPTTYLDMAHQLEVLELLQKLNMEQGRTIVMVLHDLNQAARFADYMIALKDGEIVKAGNCEEVMTPNVLKDVFHIDAQIGKDPRTNKPMCITYDLIKGEENHEKMDPSVHAALIAAN from the coding sequence ATGAATCGCCTCTATACAGATAGCTTACATATCGGATATGGAGAACAGCTGATTGTCAAAGATCTTAGTATAGATATACCTGATCACAAAATAACCACCATCATTGGGTCCAATGGCTGCGGTAAGTCGACTTTACTAAAAGCGATTACGAGGATTATCTCTCATCAATCCGGTGACGTCATACTGGATGGTAAATGCATTTCAAGTGAAAATACCAAAATTCTCGCACAGAAAATGGCCATCCTTCCCCAATCACCAGAAAGCGCGAGCGGACTGACAGTCGGCGAGCTCGTATCCTACGGACGCTTCCCTTATCAAAAAGGACTCGGCCGGCTTTCAAAAAAGGATAGAGAGGTTATTGACTGGGCCCTTCAAGTAACTGGAACAAGTGACTTCAAGTATCGTCCTGTTGATGCCCTATCAGGCGGTCAGCGGCAGCGGGTTTGGATTGCCATGGCACTTGCTCAGGAGACAGAGATTATATTTCTCGATGAACCGACTACATACTTAGATATGGCCCATCAATTAGAGGTTTTAGAGCTTTTGCAGAAGCTTAACATGGAGCAAGGCCGCACGATTGTGATGGTTCTCCACGATTTAAACCAGGCTGCACGATTCGCGGATTATATGATTGCCTTAAAGGATGGGGAAATTGTGAAGGCCGGGAATTGCGAGGAAGTCATGACTCCTAATGTGCTCAAGGATGTATTCCATATTGATGCCCAAATCGGGAAGGACCCTCGAACAAATAAACCAATGTGTATAACCTACGACTTAATTAAAGGAGAAGAAAATCATGAAAAAATGGATCCTTCCGTTCATGCTGCTCTCATTGCTGCTAATTAG